In Rhizobiales bacterium NRL2, a genomic segment contains:
- a CDS encoding threonylcarbamoyl-AMP synthase has translation MAAMLLEPTPENLETCARALHEGRLVAFPTETVYGLGADATDDRAVAAIFEAKGRPGFNPLIVHVPDLAAAEALVEFDDLARRLARAFWPGALTLVLPRRPDCPVSLLCSAGLETLAVRVPAHGLARTLLRAAGVPVAAPSANPSGRLSPTEARHVAEGLGEKVAYILNGGPCAVGLESTVVGVFDGRAVLLRPGGVTAEEIEDVAGPLALPESDPAAPRSPGMLASHYAPKRPIRLNAAAARDGEILLGFGPEAPPGPNLSPSGDLGEAAANLFRMLHELDGDDGRTLAVMPIPETGLGRAVNDRLRRAAADRDG, from the coding sequence ATGGCGGCGATGCTGCTGGAGCCCACGCCCGAGAACCTGGAAACCTGCGCCCGCGCCCTGCACGAGGGCCGGCTGGTCGCGTTCCCGACCGAGACCGTTTACGGCCTGGGCGCCGACGCCACCGACGACCGCGCCGTCGCCGCGATCTTCGAGGCCAAGGGCCGTCCCGGCTTCAATCCGCTGATCGTCCATGTCCCCGATCTCGCCGCCGCCGAGGCGCTGGTGGAATTCGACGATCTCGCGCGCCGGCTGGCGCGGGCGTTCTGGCCCGGCGCGCTGACCCTCGTCCTGCCCCGGCGGCCGGACTGCCCGGTCTCCCTGCTCTGTTCGGCGGGACTGGAGACGCTGGCGGTCCGCGTGCCCGCCCACGGTCTGGCCCGGACCCTGCTCCGCGCCGCCGGCGTGCCGGTCGCCGCGCCCTCGGCCAATCCCTCCGGCCGGCTCAGTCCCACCGAAGCGCGCCACGTCGCCGAAGGGCTGGGGGAGAAGGTCGCGTACATCCTCAACGGCGGACCCTGTGCGGTGGGCCTGGAATCCACAGTGGTCGGCGTCTTCGACGGCCGCGCCGTGCTGCTCCGGCCCGGCGGCGTGACGGCGGAAGAGATCGAGGACGTGGCGGGCCCGCTGGCCCTGCCGGAGAGCGATCCGGCGGCGCCCCGGAGCCCCGGCATGCTGGCCAGCCATTACGCCCCGAAGCGGCCCATCCGGTTGAATGCGGCGGCGGCGCGCGACGGCGAGATCCTGCTGGGTTTCGGCCCCGAGGCTCCGCCCGGACCCAATCTCAGCCCCTCCGGCGACCTGGGCGAGGCGGCGGCGAACCTGTTCCGCATGCTGCACGAACTGGACGGCGACGACGGCCGGACGCTGGCGGTGATGCCGATCCCCGAGACGGGGCTCGGCCGCGCGGTCAACGACCGGCTGCGTCGGGCGGCGGCGGACCGAGACGGGTGA
- a CDS encoding acyl-CoA dehydrogenase, producing MAWDFETDPEFQDALDWMDDFVRREVEPLDHVLGSPYDITNPRNIALVRPLQQQVKDRGLWACHLGPDLGGQGFGQVKLALMNEILGRTRFGPVVFGCQAPDTGNAEILAHFGTPAQKKAFLEPLLANEIVSCFSMTEPQGGADPGVFTTKAELDGDEWVINGEKWFSSNARWASFLIVMAVTDPDRPTVDRMSMFIVPKDTPGVEIVRNVGFATEKEGSHAYVRYTDVRVPKDHLLGRRGEAFKVAQVRLGGGRIHHAMRTLGRVKMLFDMMCERAVSRETKGEKLGDKQMVQEKIADAWIQMEQFRLFVLRTAWRIDRYKDYMQVRKDIAAVKAEMPKVLHDIATRALYIHGSIGISSEMPFADQVLQSFHMGLADGPSEVHKVTVARQLLRGYSPSNTLFPSYHVPKLQAEAEEKFAEALEHIDDVI from the coding sequence ATGGCGTGGGATTTCGAGACCGATCCGGAGTTTCAGGACGCGCTCGACTGGATGGACGACTTCGTCCGCCGCGAGGTGGAGCCGCTGGACCACGTGCTGGGCAGCCCCTACGACATCACCAACCCGCGGAACATCGCGCTGGTGCGGCCCCTGCAGCAGCAGGTGAAGGACCGCGGCCTGTGGGCCTGTCATCTGGGCCCGGATCTCGGCGGGCAGGGTTTCGGTCAGGTCAAGCTGGCGCTGATGAACGAGATCCTGGGCCGCACCCGCTTCGGCCCGGTGGTCTTCGGCTGTCAGGCGCCGGACACCGGCAATGCCGAGATCCTGGCCCATTTCGGCACGCCGGCGCAGAAGAAGGCCTTTCTCGAGCCGCTGCTGGCCAACGAGATCGTCTCCTGCTTTTCCATGACCGAGCCCCAGGGCGGCGCGGACCCGGGGGTCTTCACCACCAAGGCCGAACTCGACGGCGACGAATGGGTGATCAACGGCGAGAAGTGGTTCAGCTCCAACGCGCGCTGGGCCAGCTTCCTGATCGTCATGGCCGTGACCGACCCGGACCGGCCCACGGTGGACCGCATGTCCATGTTCATCGTGCCGAAGGACACGCCGGGCGTGGAGATCGTCCGCAATGTCGGCTTCGCCACCGAGAAGGAAGGCAGCCACGCCTACGTCCGCTACACCGACGTCCGCGTGCCGAAGGACCACCTGCTGGGCAGGCGCGGCGAGGCCTTCAAGGTGGCCCAGGTCCGTCTCGGCGGCGGGCGCATCCACCACGCCATGCGCACGCTGGGCCGGGTGAAGATGCTGTTCGACATGATGTGCGAACGCGCCGTCTCCCGCGAGACCAAGGGCGAGAAGCTGGGCGACAAGCAGATGGTGCAGGAGAAGATCGCCGACGCCTGGATCCAGATGGAGCAGTTCCGGCTGTTCGTGCTGCGCACCGCCTGGCGGATCGACCGCTACAAGGACTACATGCAGGTGCGCAAGGACATCGCCGCGGTGAAGGCGGAGATGCCGAAGGTGCTGCACGACATCGCCACCCGGGCGCTCTACATCCACGGCTCGATCGGCATTTCGTCGGAGATGCCCTTCGCCGACCAGGTGCTGCAGAGCTTCCACATGGGCCTGGCCGACGGGCCGTCGGAGGTCCACAAGGTCACCGTCGCCCGCCAGTTGCTGCGCGGCTACAGCCCCTCCAACACGCTCTTCCCCAGCTATCACGTGCCGAAGCTGCAGGCGGAGGCGGAGGAGAAGTTCGCCGAGGCGCTGGAGCACATCGACGACGTGATCTGA
- a CDS encoding potassium transporter TrkA has product MTTDQVLLFSLFAVILGMLLWGRLRHDLVAAGGLLIGVVLGLVPQDEAFSGFSNPAVIIVALVLIASRAFENSGVLGLLARLAIRENRSAGAHITIFGGVAAALSAVINNVAALAMLMPLDVQAARKAGRPPGQTLMPLSFATILGGMVTLIGTPPNIIASAVREQQLGEPYSMFDFAPVGAAVAVAGVLFVALVGWRLVPRREDRPGEIDPASFLAELLVPEDSRLDGRVGVELDEEAEEADVRLVGLIRDGETHRGAVRALRIRAGDRLVVEGSTDAIAAFIKLSDLQKAEIDDSEEAGKDADESAGPDARKNGEDGDGGEASETEEEKEDKPVARGPEIIETVVRADSRLVGQTATSISMRQRYGITLLGIARAGTVTREGISRRTIEAGDELLITGRQAGLTLTLDQLGLVAVNRISVAGFKPFNAALAVGLFAGAIAVATAGLLSFTVAIAIAVAGYAAFGLVPAREFYSRIEWPVVVMLACLLPLGAAFENVGGTALIANSIAGWTEGHSAVLALVAIMVVTLTLSDVLNNVATMVITGPIAIDLALRLEVNPDTFLMGVAISASCAFLTPIGHKNNTLIMGPGGFRFSDYWRMGLPLEVVVLAVSVPMLLIVWPL; this is encoded by the coding sequence ATGACGACCGACCAGGTCCTTCTCTTCTCGCTCTTCGCCGTCATTCTGGGGATGCTGCTGTGGGGACGGCTGCGCCATGATCTGGTGGCGGCCGGCGGCCTGCTGATCGGTGTCGTCCTCGGCCTGGTGCCCCAGGACGAGGCCTTCAGCGGCTTCTCCAATCCGGCCGTGATCATCGTTGCCCTGGTGCTGATCGCCTCGCGCGCCTTCGAGAATTCCGGCGTGCTCGGCCTGCTGGCCCGGCTCGCAATCCGCGAGAACCGCTCGGCGGGGGCGCATATCACGATCTTCGGCGGCGTCGCCGCGGCGCTGTCGGCGGTGATCAACAACGTCGCCGCCCTGGCCATGCTGATGCCGCTGGACGTCCAGGCCGCGCGCAAGGCCGGGCGGCCGCCCGGCCAGACGCTGATGCCGCTCTCCTTCGCCACCATCCTGGGCGGCATGGTCACGCTGATCGGCACGCCGCCCAACATCATTGCCTCCGCGGTCCGCGAGCAGCAGCTCGGCGAGCCCTATTCCATGTTCGATTTCGCGCCCGTCGGCGCGGCTGTGGCGGTCGCCGGCGTGCTGTTCGTGGCCCTTGTCGGCTGGCGGCTGGTGCCGCGGCGCGAGGACAGGCCGGGGGAGATCGACCCGGCCTCCTTCCTGGCGGAGCTGCTGGTCCCCGAGGATTCGCGGCTGGACGGCCGTGTCGGGGTCGAACTGGACGAGGAAGCCGAAGAGGCGGATGTCCGTCTCGTCGGCCTCATACGCGACGGCGAGACCCATCGCGGCGCGGTCCGCGCCCTGCGTATCCGGGCGGGCGACCGGCTGGTGGTGGAGGGCTCGACCGACGCAATCGCCGCCTTCATCAAGCTCTCCGATCTGCAGAAGGCCGAGATCGACGACAGCGAGGAGGCCGGCAAGGACGCCGATGAATCCGCCGGGCCGGACGCCCGGAAGAACGGCGAGGACGGAGACGGCGGCGAGGCCAGCGAGACCGAGGAGGAGAAGGAGGACAAGCCGGTGGCGCGCGGCCCGGAGATCATCGAGACGGTCGTGCGGGCCGATTCGCGTCTCGTGGGGCAGACCGCGACCTCGATCAGCATGCGCCAGCGCTACGGCATCACCCTGCTCGGCATTGCCCGCGCCGGCACGGTAACGCGGGAGGGGATCAGCCGGCGCACCATCGAGGCCGGCGACGAACTGCTGATCACCGGCCGTCAGGCCGGCCTCACGCTGACCCTCGACCAGCTCGGCCTCGTCGCCGTCAACCGCATCAGCGTCGCCGGTTTCAAGCCCTTCAATGCGGCGCTCGCGGTGGGGCTGTTCGCCGGCGCGATCGCCGTGGCGACCGCGGGGCTGCTGTCCTTCACCGTGGCCATCGCCATCGCCGTCGCCGGTTACGCGGCCTTCGGCCTGGTCCCGGCCAGGGAGTTCTACAGCCGCATCGAGTGGCCGGTCGTGGTCATGCTCGCCTGCCTGCTGCCGCTCGGCGCGGCCTTCGAGAACGTCGGCGGCACGGCGCTGATCGCGAACTCGATCGCCGGCTGGACCGAGGGCCATTCGGCCGTTCTCGCCCTGGTCGCGATCATGGTGGTGACGCTGACGCTGTCGGACGTGCTCAACAACGTCGCCACCATGGTGATCACCGGGCCCATCGCCATCGATCTCGCCCTGCGGCTGGAGGTCAATCCGGACACCTTCCTGATGGGGGTGGCGATCTCCGCCTCCTGCGCCTTCCTCACGCCCATCGGGCACAAGAACAACACGCTGATCATGGGGCCGGGCGGATTCCGCTTCTCCGACTACTGGCGGATGGGCCTGCCGCTGGAGGTCGTCGTCCTCGCCGTCTCGGTGCCGATGCTGCTGATCGTCTGGCCGTTGTAG